The region CACCATGTGGGAGGCCTCGTCGGCGCTCTTCTCGATCTTCACCAGGGCGTCGTTGGCCAGGGAAGAGATCTTCACCCCCTCCTTGACCTTGTCTTTCCCCTGGGTTACCGAACGCTGCACCGCGGCGGTTTCCTTCTGGATATTGCGCACCAGTTCCTCGATCTCCCGCGTGGAGGCCGAGGTGCGGGAGGCCAGGGAGCGGACCTCCTCGGCGACGACGGCAAACGCCCGCCCCCGCACGCCGGCCTGGGCAGCAATGATCGAGGCGTTCAGGGAGAGGAGCTTGGTCTGCTCCACCACCTCCTGGATGACGTTGAGGAATTCCCCCACACGGGCCGAATACCGCGAAAGACGGTTGATGGCGTCAAAGGATTCCACATTGCTCTTTTCGATCTCCTGCATTGCCCGGAGCGTGGCGGCCATGTTCCGCAACCCGTGCTGGGCCTGCTCGCGGACGTTTTCTGAAGCCAGGGCGCCGCGCTCGGCATTGTTGCGCACCTTGGCCTGGGAAACGCTGATCTGGTTGATGGACGAGACGGTCTCCTCCGTCGAGGCGGACAGGCCACGGATATTATCGGCGATCTCCCTGATGGCGCGAACCATCTGCTCGATGGAACTGGAGGTCTCGATGACGAAACTGGAGTACTGGTTGATATTGTCGGCAATGCCGTCGGTGGTCGTGCTCATCTTGGTGGACAGGCTTTCCTGCTCGGCACTGCGCCCCGACAACTCGTCGATGTCCCCGATCACCGTGGCAAAGGCGCCGTCCATGCTCTCCATGGCGGTCACGGCATCGCGCACCTGGACCAGTTCCTTCTCATCGCTGATGGACAGGCTGTGCATGACGACCTTGAGGTTTTCCTCCGCCGCGACGATCTGGGCCAGAAGCTGCCGGTGCTCGCATAAGCGCGCGTCCAACATCTCCAGGACAAAGCTGCTGCGGGACATGAGGGATCTCAGGTCGTCGTTTTCCTCCACATAGCCGGACAACTCGCCGGCAAGGCCGAGCTTTTCCACCATGGCGAGCTGTTCGCGGCGGGCGGCGGCAACCCCCCCGGCCACAATCCGGGCACACGCCAGCGAACTGAAGAGCGCCGTAACAACGACGGCGGCAATGGCCGGGACGCCACCGCCTCCGGCCGCCATCAGGCCGCACGCCGCCACGATCGCCACAACCAGTGAAACGACCACCATCCTGCCATTGATTGCCGACAAGCTTGCCTGCCGTTCGTCAGACATATAATGCCCACCCTTGCGAAACGATGTGAAGTTCATCGTTTTTATCATGCCGACCACGGGCTGTCAACGAATGAGGAGCAAACAATATCTTTAATTTCAAAGGGATGGAAAAAAAACAGCGCCGTGTGCCCGCACCGTCGGACAACCCCGCGACAGGGCTTCAGCAATGCTTGATTTTTTTGTGCACCGGTGCGATACTGACACAACTATTTACCGAATGTTTTAGGAGGATCACATGTTTGGATTTGGCATGCCCGAACTGATAATCATACTGGTCATCGTTCTGGTCGTATTCGGCGCGGGGAAGCTTCCCGAAATCGGCGGTGCCCTGGGTAAGAGTATCCGCAATTTCAAAAAGGCGTCCGAAGGGAAGGACGAGATCGAGATCAAGCCCAAGAAGGAGGGCGAGGACGACAAAAAAGCCTGATGGCGGTTTGTCGGTCCCGAATGAACTACCAAGGGGGAAAGGCCTGATGCCTTTCCCCCTTTTTTTCTCCCCGTTTTCCCAGGACGGAAACTAGGACGCCAGGTATTCGGCGATCTTCTCCGCAAGCGTGCTGTAGATGCGGCGGCACTCGTTCTCGTCCTTCTCCAGCAGCGTGACGCGGAACCCCTGCAACGGGGTGGAGAACGAGGAGAGCGGCACGACGCAGATGCCGGTTGCCGCCAGGATATGGTAGACGAAGCGCTTGTCCGGGGAGACGCCGGGCTGGTTGACCAGGCCGTTCACCAGGTCGCGCACCTCGCTGTTGGCGATGGGGACCGACTGGCGGTTGGTCAAAAGCCCCTCCTTGAACGCCACGGCCATGTAGAATGCGCCGTTGGTGCGGTTGACCTGGAGCTGTGGCACCTCTTTGAGGAAGTCGTAGGTAATGTTGCTCATCTTCTCGTAGCTGGCGATGCGCTCCGCCAGGTAGCCGGCGTAGCCGGGGT is a window of Geobacter sp. FeAm09 DNA encoding:
- a CDS encoding methyl-accepting chemotaxis protein — protein: MSDERQASLSAINGRMVVVSLVVAIVAACGLMAAGGGGVPAIAAVVVTALFSSLACARIVAGGVAAARREQLAMVEKLGLAGELSGYVEENDDLRSLMSRSSFVLEMLDARLCEHRQLLAQIVAAEENLKVVMHSLSISDEKELVQVRDAVTAMESMDGAFATVIGDIDELSGRSAEQESLSTKMSTTTDGIADNINQYSSFVIETSSSIEQMVRAIREIADNIRGLSASTEETVSSINQISVSQAKVRNNAERGALASENVREQAQHGLRNMAATLRAMQEIEKSNVESFDAINRLSRYSARVGEFLNVIQEVVEQTKLLSLNASIIAAQAGVRGRAFAVVAEEVRSLASRTSASTREIEELVRNIQKETAAVQRSVTQGKDKVKEGVKISSLANDALVKIEKSADEASHMVARIAAEAAEQTVGIQRITEEAEKNLERVQQITLSTENQQEGANLIVRNLEHMRDLAQRINMTAQEQARENRLYLQGVIEHNERTKGLKENVYRQLVVAEKAVEAVCKVDDMISANTSETRRILGAVTALTGVIDQHRGETGAEAGEGVVSYE
- a CDS encoding twin-arginine translocase TatA/TatE family subunit, whose amino-acid sequence is MFGFGMPELIIILVIVLVVFGAGKLPEIGGALGKSIRNFKKASEGKDEIEIKPKKEGEDDKKA